From a single Bradyrhizobium sediminis genomic region:
- a CDS encoding DUF3551 domain-containing protein, translated as MRILALAILAIVTVSTTPSVRAQTYNPNYPVCLKVIEMFGGEHYECAYTSLAQCAQAASGLPAQCIVNPFYAGATASPGGRDRRYRRDY; from the coding sequence ATGCGCATTCTGGCTTTGGCGATCTTGGCGATTGTGACGGTTTCGACAACGCCGTCAGTTCGCGCCCAGACCTATAATCCGAACTATCCGGTCTGCCTCAAGGTCATCGAAATGTTCGGCGGTGAACATTACGAATGCGCCTATACCTCGCTGGCACAGTGCGCTCAGGCCGCATCGGGCCTCCCCGCCCAGTGCATCGTCAACCCGTTTTACGCGGGCGCAACAGCGTCGCCGGGAGGACGCGACCGGCGGTATCGCCGCGACTATTGA